In one Candidatus Palibaumannia cicadellinicola genomic region, the following are encoded:
- a CDS encoding co-chaperone GroES gives MKIRPLHDRVIVKRKEVESKSAGGIMLTGSAAGKSTRGEVLAVGRGRSLENGEVKALDVKVGDTIIFNDGYGVKVEKIDNDEVLIMSESDILAIVEK, from the coding sequence ATGAAAATTCGTCCATTACACGATCGTGTTATCGTAAAGCGTAAAGAAGTTGAATCTAAATCAGCAGGTGGCATTATGCTGACAGGTTCTGCAGCAGGCAAATCTACCCGTGGAGAAGTACTGGCAGTGGGTCGTGGCCGTAGCCTAGAAAATGGTGAAGTGAAAGCGTTAGATGTGAAAGTTGGCGACACCATAATTTTTAATGACGGATATGGCGTGAAGGTAGAAAAAATAGATAATGATGAGGTGTTAATCATGTCTGAAAGCGACATTTTGGCCATTGTTGAAAAGTAA
- the aspA gene encoding aspartate ammonia-lyase, which produces MANTIRIEEDLLGTREVPAAAYYGIHTLRASENFYISTVRISDIPILVRSMVMVKKAAAFANKELKTMPSGIADIITRACDEMLVKGRCMDQFPVDVFQGGAGTSINMNINEVLANIGLELMGHKKGEYQFLSPNDHLNLSQSTNDSYPTGLRLAVYNAIEQLIEGVNHLGTGFEQKAQAFATTLKMGRTQLQDAVPMTLGQEFHAFNVLLKEENKNLLRSAELLLEVNLGATAIGTRINTPEGYQAIVVDKLAKISGLPCFPAEDLIEATSDCGAYVMVHSALKRLAVKLSKICNDLRLLSSGPRTGLNEINLPQLQAGSSIMPAKVNPVIPEVVNQVCFKVIGNDTCITMAAEAGQLQLNVMEPVISQAMFESIYLLTNACYNLQDKCIGGISANHSICEQYVFNSIGIITYLNPFIGHHNGDIVGKICFETGKSVREVVLELGLLTEMQLDDIFSLHNLMRPRYQGRRY; this is translated from the coding sequence ATAGCAAATACGATCCGTATAGAAGAAGATCTACTTGGTACCCGTGAAGTTCCTGCTGCTGCCTATTATGGTATTCATACCTTACGTGCTAGCGAAAATTTTTATATTAGTACCGTACGTATAAGCGATATACCTATATTAGTGCGCAGTATGGTGATGGTTAAAAAAGCAGCAGCTTTTGCTAATAAGGAATTAAAAACTATGCCATCGGGTATTGCTGATATTATTACTCGTGCTTGTGATGAGATGCTGGTCAAAGGCCGCTGTATGGATCAGTTTCCAGTTGATGTTTTTCAGGGTGGAGCAGGCACCTCTATTAATATGAATATTAATGAAGTGCTAGCTAACATTGGTTTAGAATTAATGGGACATAAAAAAGGAGAATACCAATTTCTTAGTCCTAACGATCATCTCAATTTATCTCAGTCTACCAACGACTCTTACCCTACCGGTTTGAGATTAGCAGTATACAACGCTATCGAGCAGCTAATAGAAGGTGTTAATCATCTAGGTACCGGCTTTGAACAAAAAGCTCAGGCTTTTGCAACTACACTAAAAATGGGACGAACGCAATTACAAGATGCAGTGCCAATGACGCTAGGTCAAGAATTTCATGCGTTCAACGTCCTGCTTAAGGAAGAGAATAAGAATCTATTGCGCAGCGCTGAGCTACTGTTAGAAGTTAATTTAGGTGCTACTGCTATCGGTACCCGTATCAATACACCGGAGGGTTATCAGGCTATCGTGGTAGACAAATTAGCGAAGATAAGTGGTTTACCCTGTTTTCCCGCGGAAGATTTGATCGAAGCAACTTCAGACTGCGGCGCCTATGTTATGGTACATAGTGCGCTGAAACGTCTTGCGGTAAAACTATCAAAGATTTGTAATGATTTACGCTTACTTTCTTCAGGGCCACGAACAGGCCTAAATGAAATTAACCTCCCGCAACTACAGGCAGGTTCATCGATTATGCCCGCTAAAGTTAATCCAGTAATTCCTGAGGTAGTGAATCAAGTATGTTTTAAGGTTATTGGTAATGATACTTGCATTACCATGGCGGCGGAGGCAGGCCAGCTGCAGTTAAATGTCATGGAACCTGTCATTAGTCAAGCAATGTTTGAATCGATTTATCTTCTCACGAATGCTTGCTACAATTTGCAAGATAAGTGCATAGGAGGTATTAGTGCTAACCATTCTATCTGTGAACAATATGTTTTTAACTCAATTGGCATTATAACCTATCTTAATCCTTTTATTGGCCATCATAATGGCGATATAGTAGGTAAAATTTGTTTTGAAACCGGCAAGAGCGTACGTGAAGTTGTGTTAGAGCTCGGTCTTTTAACAGAGATGCAATTAGATGATATTTTTTCTCTACACAATTTAATGCGTCCGAGATATCAGGGACGGCGCTACTAA
- the hha gene encoding hemolysin expression modulator Hha: MTKIDYLMRLRKCRTIETLERVIEKNKYALSNDELEIFNSAADHRLAELTMNKLYDKVPIFVWKNIR; encoded by the coding sequence ATGACCAAAATTGATTATTTAATGCGCTTAAGAAAATGCAGAACAATAGAAACGCTTGAGCGCGTGATTGAAAAAAATAAATATGCACTATCTAATGATGAATTAGAAATATTCAACTCAGCTGCAGACCATCGTCTAGCAGAGCTAACTATGAATAAATTATACGATAAAGTGCCAATTTTCGTTTGGAAAAATATACGATAA
- a CDS encoding peroxiredoxin C, with protein MVLVTREAPDFTAAAVLGSGKIVNNFNLKSYIQGKPAIVFFWPMDFTFVCPSELIAFDKRYADFQKRGVNIIGVSLDSEFVHNAWRLVETNKGGISKVQYPMVADIKREIIKAYGIEHPYAGVALRGSFLIDKEGIVRHQVVNDLPLGRNIDEIIRMVDALQFHEEHGEVCPAQWQKGEDGMKASPEGVAQYLSKHLTTL; from the coding sequence ATGGTATTAGTAACTCGTGAAGCACCTGATTTTACAGCCGCTGCGGTATTAGGCAGCGGTAAAATCGTCAACAACTTCAATCTTAAAAGCTACATCCAAGGTAAACCGGCTATTGTTTTTTTCTGGCCGATGGATTTTACTTTTGTTTGCCCATCTGAGTTAATTGCTTTTGATAAACGCTATGCTGATTTCCAGAAACGTGGTGTTAACATTATTGGTGTTTCATTAGACTCTGAGTTCGTGCACAACGCTTGGCGCTTAGTTGAAACTAATAAAGGTGGCATTAGTAAAGTACAATACCCTATGGTTGCTGACATTAAACGTGAAATAATCAAAGCCTACGGTATCGAACATCCATACGCTGGGGTTGCCTTACGCGGTTCTTTTTTAATCGATAAAGAGGGTATCGTACGCCACCAGGTAGTCAATGACCTGCCACTTGGCAGAAATATCGATGAAATAATACGTATGGTTGACGCTCTGCAGTTCCACGAAGAGCACGGAGAAGTCTGCCCAGCTCAATGGCAGAAAGGTGAGGATGGTATGAAAGCCTCTCCGGAAGGTGTTGCTCAATATCTTTCTAAACACTTAACAACACTGTAG
- the queA gene encoding tRNA preQ1(34) S-adenosylmethionine ribosyltransferase-isomerase QueA yields the protein MRVADFSFDLPKHLIARHPQQERSACRLLSLDGPSGTVKHQVFTDIIDLLFIGDLLVFNNTRVIPARLFGRKISGGKVEVLVERVLDNKRVFAYVRTSKTPKVGTLLLLGDDESIYATIVARHNVLFELIFDDQRDVLTLLNDAGHIPLPPYIDRPDDATDRELYQTVYSKRPGAIAAPTAGLHFDEQLLSALRAKGVDMVFLTLHVGAGTLQPIRVENLKQHQMHSEYTEVSRTVVDAVLACKARGNRVVAVGTTSVRSLESAIVSNGANAIIAPFLGDTSIFIYPGYHFRIIDALITNFHFPKSTPIMLVSAFAGYHHTFAAYRQAINLAYRFFSYGDAMFITRNPSACDQ from the coding sequence ATGCGTGTTGCCGACTTTTCTTTTGATTTGCCAAAACATTTAATTGCTCGTCATCCGCAGCAAGAACGTAGTGCTTGCCGTTTGCTGTCGCTGGATGGTCCTAGCGGGACTGTGAAGCACCAAGTTTTTACTGATATTATCGATCTCTTATTCATCGGCGACCTACTGGTATTTAATAACACTCGTGTGATTCCCGCTAGGTTGTTCGGTCGCAAAATTAGTGGAGGTAAAGTCGAAGTTTTGGTAGAACGAGTGCTGGATAATAAGCGAGTATTTGCTTATGTCCGTACTTCCAAAACACCAAAAGTAGGAACATTGCTACTATTAGGTGACGATGAGAGTATTTATGCAACCATTGTGGCACGCCATAATGTGCTGTTTGAGCTAATATTCGATGACCAACGTGATGTGCTTACCTTGCTGAATGATGCCGGTCACATCCCGCTACCCCCCTATATAGATCGTCCTGATGACGCCACGGACCGCGAGCTATATCAGACTGTCTATAGTAAACGTCCCGGCGCTATTGCAGCTCCTACAGCTGGTCTCCACTTTGATGAGCAGCTCTTATCCGCTCTCCGCGCAAAAGGAGTTGACATGGTTTTTCTTACTCTACACGTTGGCGCTGGTACACTTCAGCCCATACGAGTTGAAAATTTAAAACAACATCAAATGCACTCAGAGTATACTGAAGTATCGCGTACTGTAGTAGATGCTGTACTTGCCTGTAAAGCACGCGGCAATCGGGTTGTAGCTGTAGGTACGACCTCGGTACGCTCACTAGAAAGCGCGATAGTGTCGAATGGCGCAAATGCCATCATAGCACCTTTTTTAGGTGATACCAGTATTTTTATTTATCCTGGCTATCACTTTCGTATTATTGACGCGCTAATTACTAATTTTCATTTCCCTAAATCCACTCCCATTATGCTAGTCTCTGCCTTCGCAGGTTACCACCATACCTTTGCTGCCTACCGGCAGGCTATTAATCTAGCGTATCGTTTTTTTAGTTATGGGGATGCTATGTTCATCACTCGTAATCCCTCTGCCTGTGACCAATGA
- the tgt gene encoding tRNA guanosine(34) transglycosylase Tgt yields MKYQLLKNHGSARRGRMVFDRGVVETPAFMPVGTYGTVKSMTPEEVKETGAQILLCNTFHLWLRPGQEVMKLHGDLHHFMHWYGPILTDSGGFQVFSMGNLRKITEEGVHFRNPINGAAIFLSPEKSMEIQYDLGSDIVMIFDECTPYPVKWDYAKNSMEMSLRWSERSRKRFDELNNNNALFGIIHGGIYQDLRDISVNRLIDIGFDGYALGGLSVGEPKENMYHILAHICPQIPEDKPRYLMGVGKPEDLVEGWRRGIDIFDCVIPTRNARNGHLFVTNGIVKIRNAKYKNDVASLDMECDCYTCCNYSRAYLHHLYRCNEILGARLNTIHNLRYYQRLMAGLRQAIDTGKSHKFIEEFYNKKINSVS; encoded by the coding sequence ATGAAATATCAATTACTGAAAAATCATGGCAGCGCGCGGCGCGGGCGTATGGTATTTGATCGCGGTGTAGTAGAAACGCCGGCTTTTATGCCGGTAGGTACCTATGGTACCGTCAAAAGTATGACACCAGAGGAAGTCAAAGAAACCGGCGCGCAAATTCTGCTGTGTAATACCTTTCACCTGTGGTTGCGCCCGGGGCAGGAAGTTATGAAGTTGCACGGTGATTTGCACCATTTCATGCATTGGTACGGACCGATCCTCACCGATTCAGGAGGTTTTCAAGTCTTTAGTATGGGGAATCTTCGGAAAATTACCGAGGAAGGAGTTCATTTTCGTAATCCTATTAATGGCGCCGCAATTTTCCTAAGTCCGGAAAAATCTATGGAAATTCAGTACGACCTAGGTTCTGATATCGTCATGATTTTCGATGAATGTACACCTTATCCAGTAAAATGGGATTACGCTAAAAACTCCATGGAGATGTCTCTACGCTGGTCGGAACGTAGTCGCAAACGTTTTGATGAGCTAAATAATAACAATGCGTTATTTGGTATTATTCACGGCGGAATTTATCAAGATTTACGAGATATTTCTGTCAATAGATTGATAGATATTGGATTTGATGGCTACGCTTTGGGCGGTTTGTCAGTGGGTGAACCAAAAGAGAATATGTACCATATTCTGGCACATATTTGTCCACAAATACCAGAAGATAAACCACGCTATTTAATGGGAGTAGGTAAACCAGAAGATTTAGTGGAAGGATGGCGCCGTGGTATCGATATTTTCGATTGCGTAATACCTACCCGTAATGCACGTAATGGTCATCTTTTTGTGACGAATGGGATAGTAAAAATCCGTAATGCTAAGTATAAAAATGATGTTGCATCGCTAGATATGGAGTGTGATTGTTATACCTGTTGCAATTATAGTCGTGCATATTTACATCATCTTTACCGTTGCAACGAAATACTAGGTGCTCGTCTTAATACCATTCACAATTTACGTTATTACCAACGTTTGATGGCTGGTTTACGCCAGGCTATCGATACAGGCAAATCACACAAATTTATTGAAGAATTTTATAATAAAAAAATAAATAGTGTTTCTTAA
- the yajC gene encoding preprotein translocase subunit YajC, whose amino-acid sequence MLFFISDAIASTSLSSQGSSYSLIIMLIFFGLIFYFMILRPQQKRTKVHKALINSISKGDEVLTTGGLIGRVVKVTQTGYIYVALNETNEVLIKSDFVAAVLPKNTMKAL is encoded by the coding sequence ATGCTTTTTTTTATTTCTGATGCCATTGCTAGTACTAGCCTGTCATCTCAAGGAAGTTCTTACTCTCTTATAATTATGCTAATATTTTTTGGTCTAATTTTTTACTTCATGATCTTGCGGCCGCAGCAAAAACGCACCAAAGTACATAAAGCATTAATCAATTCGATCTCCAAAGGAGATGAAGTGCTAACTACCGGCGGTTTGATCGGTAGAGTAGTGAAGGTAACTCAAACTGGTTATATTTACGTTGCACTGAATGAGACCAATGAAGTTTTGATCAAGAGTGATTTTGTAGCGGCAGTGTTACCTAAAAATACGATGAAAGCACTATAA
- the secD gene encoding protein translocase subunit SecD, with the protein MLNRYPLWKYIMLVLTFIFGLLYALPNIYGEDLAIQITGTRGATMSESTLLYIQKYLTQNNITSKSISLINGAILARFSSQDIQLRAHDVLLNVLGDNYVVALHLAPATPSWLAMIGAKPMKLGLDLRGGVHFLMEIDMNTVLSKLQEQTMNILLQELRDKNITYTSVHKNDDYGSYISFSDASIRDQALSWLISSHRDMEINRSGSYGISAHLLDNYLHEAHEYAVQQNIMILRNRVNQLGVSEPLVQRQGSSRIVVELPGLQDTARAKEIISATAMLEFRLVNNTVHQTTQAHSSILDNSEVKFTQKGQPVVLYKQVILTGNHITNATVSVDKYNQPQVNISLDNLGGTLMSQFTKNNIGNLIATLFVEYKNSGKKDTKNNPILVKQEEVINVATIQSHISNLFSITGINNIKEARHLSLLLRAGALIAPIKIVEECTIGPTLGMQNITQGLVACLWGLIASILFMVIWYRKFGLIATTALIANLVLIIGIMSLLPDATLTMPGIAGIVLTLAVAVDANVLIYERIKEELRNGRTVQQAIYQGYHGTFSSIVDANMTNLITAIILYEFGTGSIKGFAITTAIGIATSMFTAILGTRAIINLLYGGKFIKKLSI; encoded by the coding sequence GTGTTAAACCGCTATCCTTTATGGAAGTATATTATGCTCGTCTTGACTTTTATCTTCGGACTACTTTATGCACTTCCAAACATTTATGGCGAAGATCTAGCTATACAAATCACAGGCACTCGTGGTGCTACGATGAGTGAATCAACACTGCTCTATATACAAAAATATTTGACCCAAAATAATATTACGAGCAAATCTATTTCTTTAATTAATGGTGCCATCTTGGCCCGCTTTTCAAGTCAGGATATACAGTTGCGCGCCCATGATGTTTTATTAAACGTACTCGGCGATAATTATGTTGTTGCGCTTCACTTAGCACCAGCAACACCATCATGGTTAGCGATGATAGGGGCGAAGCCGATGAAATTAGGCCTTGATTTACGTGGCGGCGTACATTTTCTCATGGAAATCGATATGAATACCGTATTAAGTAAGCTACAGGAGCAAACCATGAACATTTTGCTTCAAGAGCTGCGCGATAAAAACATTACTTATACATCAGTACATAAAAATGATGACTATGGAAGCTATATTAGCTTCAGCGACGCTTCTATTCGAGATCAAGCGCTTTCCTGGCTTATTTCAAGCCACCGTGACATGGAGATCAACCGTAGTGGAAGCTATGGTATTAGTGCGCATTTATTAGATAATTATCTGCATGAAGCCCATGAATATGCGGTGCAACAGAACATCATGATTCTACGTAACCGTGTAAACCAATTAGGAGTATCTGAACCACTAGTGCAGCGTCAGGGCTCTAGCCGGATTGTAGTTGAACTGCCCGGTCTTCAAGATACCGCTCGTGCTAAGGAAATTATAAGCGCTACCGCGATGCTGGAGTTTCGCCTCGTCAATAATACAGTACATCAAACTACCCAAGCGCATAGTAGCATTCTAGACAATTCTGAAGTGAAATTCACCCAAAAGGGTCAACCAGTAGTACTATATAAACAGGTCATTCTTACTGGCAACCATATTACGAATGCTACCGTTAGCGTCGATAAGTATAACCAGCCACAGGTTAATATTTCTCTCGATAATCTAGGTGGGACTCTAATGTCCCAATTTACCAAGAATAATATAGGTAATTTGATAGCTACATTATTTGTTGAATATAAAAACAGCGGTAAAAAAGACACTAAAAACAACCCTATATTAGTTAAGCAGGAAGAAGTGATCAACGTTGCTACTATCCAGTCACATATTAGTAATCTTTTTAGTATCACCGGTATCAATAATATAAAAGAAGCACGTCATCTTTCACTGTTACTACGTGCGGGAGCATTGATTGCACCGATCAAGATTGTCGAGGAGTGTACTATCGGGCCTACTCTAGGTATGCAGAACATCACCCAGGGTTTAGTAGCTTGCCTATGGGGACTAATAGCTTCTATACTATTTATGGTGATATGGTATAGAAAATTTGGTCTAATTGCCACAACAGCACTAATTGCTAATCTAGTTCTGATTATTGGGATTATGTCGTTGTTACCAGATGCTACTCTGACAATGCCGGGTATCGCTGGTATTGTGCTCACGCTAGCGGTTGCGGTGGATGCTAACGTACTTATTTACGAGCGTATAAAAGAAGAGCTACGCAACGGTCGTACCGTACAACAGGCTATCTATCAAGGGTATCATGGTACGTTTTCTAGTATAGTTGATGCTAATATGACAAATCTCATTACCGCTATTATTCTCTATGAGTTTGGTACTGGTTCTATCAAAGGCTTCGCTATAACAACCGCTATTGGAATAGCCACATCAATGTTTACCGCAATCTTAGGCACTCGTGCTATCATTAACCTGCTATACGGTGGAAAGTTTATAAAGAAACTTTCTATTTAG
- the secF gene encoding protein translocase subunit SecF: protein MNRQIKSIKELNHGCKVYNFMRWSSIAFSLSVISFITSIAIMVVYGFNWGLDFTGGTVIELHLKQAINLEQMREAIEQAGFKDILVQNLGSSRDVIIRMPPDEIQQKLGDRVLKIVNKVNSQNATVKRIEFIGPNVSNDLLQAGSLALLLAFLCIFIYVSFRFEWRLATGTVIALIHDVIITLGLLSLFHIEIELTIIASLISVIGYSLNDSIVVSDRIRDNFRRMCCYNAYDIFNISLTQTLSRTIITSAITMMVVLILLIFGGSMLRSFSMTLLIGVFIGTISSIYVASALALKLGIKHEHILPHKLEKEAVE from the coding sequence ATGAATCGGCAAATAAAAAGTATTAAAGAATTAAATCATGGTTGTAAAGTATACAACTTTATGCGCTGGTCCTCTATAGCATTTAGTCTATCAGTTATATCTTTTATCACTTCTATTGCTATTATGGTTGTCTACGGCTTTAATTGGGGACTAGATTTCACTGGTGGTACGGTTATTGAACTACACTTAAAGCAAGCAATAAATCTAGAACAAATGCGCGAAGCGATAGAGCAAGCAGGATTCAAAGATATTTTAGTGCAGAATTTAGGTAGTAGCCGAGACGTGATAATACGTATGCCGCCAGATGAGATTCAGCAAAAGCTAGGTGATAGAGTCCTTAAGATTGTGAATAAGGTGAATAGCCAGAACGCTACGGTGAAACGAATAGAGTTTATTGGACCTAATGTTAGCAACGATCTCTTACAAGCAGGCAGCCTAGCACTACTACTCGCTTTCCTTTGTATTTTTATCTACGTGAGTTTCCGCTTTGAGTGGCGACTGGCTACTGGTACTGTGATCGCGTTAATCCATGACGTTATTATTACCCTAGGATTGCTATCATTATTCCATATTGAGATTGAATTAACTATTATCGCTTCACTGATTTCAGTTATTGGTTATTCACTCAACGATAGTATAGTAGTTTCCGACCGAATTCGTGATAATTTCCGTCGAATGTGCTGCTACAATGCTTACGATATTTTTAATATTTCGCTGACCCAAACACTAAGTAGGACCATTATTACGTCAGCTATTACTATGATGGTGGTACTAATACTTTTAATTTTTGGCGGCTCTATGCTACGTAGTTTTTCGATGACGCTGTTAATTGGCGTATTTATCGGCACTATTTCCTCCATTTATGTTGCTTCTGCGTTAGCGCTTAAACTTGGTATCAAACACGAACATATCCTGCCACATAAATTAGAGAAAGAGGCAGTTGAATAA
- the nrdR gene encoding transcriptional regulator NrdR, giving the protein MHCLFCFAVDTKVIDSRLVGEGTQVRRRRQCVICNERFTTFEVAEFVLPRVIKSNEMREPFNENKLRRSFLKALEKRPVKSDDIDMAINNIKFNLCATGECAVPSKMISNLVMDALKKLDKVAYIRFASVYRHFEDIS; this is encoded by the coding sequence ATGCATTGCTTATTTTGTTTCGCGGTCGATACTAAAGTTATCGACTCCCGTCTCGTAGGAGAAGGAACACAAGTTCGCCGCCGCCGACAGTGTGTTATCTGTAATGAACGTTTTACCACCTTTGAAGTAGCAGAGTTTGTCTTACCTCGAGTTATAAAAAGTAATGAAATGCGTGAACCATTCAACGAAAATAAGCTACGGCGCAGTTTTCTCAAAGCTTTAGAGAAACGTCCTGTCAAATCCGATGATATCGATATGGCTATAAATAACATTAAATTTAATTTATGCGCTACCGGTGAGTGCGCAGTGCCTAGTAAAATGATAAGTAATTTAGTCATGGACGCTTTAAAAAAACTAGATAAGGTAGCCTATATACGCTTTGCTTCTGTCTATCGCCATTTCGAAGATATTAGCTAA
- the ribD gene encoding bifunctional diaminohydroxyphosphoribosylaminopyrimidine deaminase/5-amino-6-(5-phosphoribosylamino)uracil reductase RibD encodes MICDEFYLALAFKLARRGRFTTAPNPNVGCVIIRDRCIVGKGYHVRAGEPHAEVHALRMAGTAARGATAYITLEPCSHYGRTPPCTEALIAAGVVRVVAAMLDPNPQVNGRGLYRLQEAGIEVRHSLMLLEAEMINQGFIKRMRTGFPWIRVKLAASLDGRTAMASGESNWITSDQARQDVQRFRAESDAILSTSATVLADNPALNVRWLSLPADVQCLCEEKYLRQPVRVIIDSANKVNPIHRVIHGQGITWLARRKKDNNRWPTWVEQLELPSFNQQGLVRIDIMALMMQLGSRHINSVWVEAGASLSGSLFSAGLVDELILYLSPKLLGTATRPLCLLPGLERLSDALTFDLLDMRQVGPDIRLRLKPIRAV; translated from the coding sequence ATGATATGTGATGAATTTTACCTGGCATTGGCATTTAAGTTAGCCCGTCGCGGACGGTTTACAACCGCGCCTAATCCCAATGTGGGTTGTGTGATCATCCGCGATCGTTGCATAGTTGGTAAAGGTTACCATGTACGCGCTGGTGAACCTCATGCAGAAGTACATGCACTACGTATGGCTGGTACGGCGGCGCGCGGTGCTACTGCTTACATAACACTAGAACCTTGCAGCCACTATGGACGAACCCCACCATGTACCGAAGCACTAATAGCAGCTGGCGTAGTACGGGTGGTAGCTGCTATGCTCGATCCGAATCCGCAAGTTAATGGCCGCGGCCTGTACCGTCTACAAGAGGCAGGCATAGAAGTCCGCCATAGTCTCATGCTGCTAGAGGCAGAGATGATTAATCAAGGTTTTATTAAACGTATGCGTACCGGTTTTCCTTGGATAAGAGTAAAATTAGCGGCGTCTTTGGATGGCCGTACAGCAATGGCATCAGGGGAGAGCAATTGGATTACTTCTGATCAAGCGCGTCAGGATGTACAGCGGTTCCGCGCCGAAAGCGACGCTATTCTTTCTACCTCAGCTACCGTGTTGGCAGATAATCCTGCACTTAATGTACGCTGGTTATCTCTTCCTGCTGACGTTCAGTGCTTATGCGAAGAGAAGTACCTACGCCAACCAGTAAGAGTGATTATCGATAGTGCTAATAAAGTAAATCCTATCCACCGTGTGATACACGGTCAGGGGATAACCTGGCTGGCACGTCGAAAAAAGGACAATAATAGATGGCCAACATGGGTCGAGCAACTGGAATTACCATCATTTAATCAGCAGGGTCTAGTACGTATTGATATCATGGCGCTGATGATGCAACTAGGAAGCCGGCATATTAATAGTGTATGGGTAGAAGCTGGAGCAAGTCTCTCAGGATCTCTCTTTTCGGCAGGTCTAGTAGATGAGCTAATTCTTTATCTTTCACCGAAACTACTAGGTACCGCTACACGGCCGCTATGCTTACTACCTGGACTGGAACGTCTCAGTGATGCGCTTACTTTTGACCTGCTAGATATGCGTCAAGTTGGTCCTGATATACGCCTACGTTTGAAACCGATCCGTGCAGTATAA
- the ribE gene encoding 6,7-dimethyl-8-ribityllumazine synthase: MKVIKGIVAAPNAHVAIAIARFNNFVNDSLLDGAIDVLIRIGQIKDENITVVWVPGAYELPLTVSMLAKSQKYDAIIALGTIIRGGTAHFEFVASECSSGLSAVAINSAHPVTFGVLTTESLEQAIDRAGVKGGNKGAEAALATLEMINVLQAIKAL; the protein is encoded by the coding sequence ATGAAAGTTATTAAAGGTATTGTTGCAGCACCTAATGCGCACGTTGCTATCGCTATTGCACGCTTTAACAACTTCGTCAATGATAGCTTGCTTGATGGTGCAATCGATGTCCTCATTCGTATTGGTCAAATCAAAGATGAAAATATCACCGTCGTATGGGTACCGGGCGCCTATGAGCTACCACTTACTGTTAGCATGTTAGCCAAAAGCCAGAAATACGACGCTATAATTGCGTTGGGTACTATTATACGTGGAGGGACCGCACATTTTGAATTTGTTGCTAGCGAATGTAGTTCAGGTCTATCAGCCGTAGCTATTAATAGTGCACATCCTGTAACGTTCGGGGTACTTACTACTGAAAGCCTCGAGCAAGCCATCGATCGCGCTGGCGTTAAGGGTGGTAATAAGGGCGCAGAAGCAGCACTAGCTACGCTAGAAATGATTAACGTATTACAAGCAATCAAAGCTTTGTAA
- the nusB gene encoding transcription antitermination factor NusB: MKLTARRRARECAVQALYSWQLSHNNIADIEVQLLAEQDITGIDLAYFHKLYSGTAIAAHALDQLMAPYLSRPLEKLGHVERAVLRIALYELSKCQDVPYRVAINEAIELAKTFGAEDSYKFINGVLEKTAPQVRPNRK, translated from the coding sequence GTGAAACTAACGGCTCGTCGCCGTGCCCGTGAATGCGCTGTCCAAGCGCTTTACTCATGGCAGTTATCTCATAACAATATCGCAGATATAGAAGTACAGTTACTAGCTGAACAGGATATAACAGGTATTGATCTAGCTTATTTTCACAAGCTATATTCTGGTACAGCAATCGCTGCTCATGCACTAGATCAATTAATGGCGCCATATCTATCCCGTCCACTAGAGAAACTTGGACACGTAGAGCGTGCTGTGTTACGTATTGCGCTATATGAACTAAGCAAGTGTCAGGACGTACCATATCGAGTAGCAATTAATGAAGCAATAGAGCTAGCTAAAACTTTTGGTGCCGAAGATAGTTATAAGTTTATCAATGGTGTTCTGGAGAAAACAGCACCTCAGGTTCGTCCTAACCGGAAATAA